From a single Thalassophryne amazonica chromosome 7, fThaAma1.1, whole genome shotgun sequence genomic region:
- the gbp gene encoding glycogen synthase kinase binding protein — protein MPCRKENYILLEQSVTVDSKEVDALVTKIGEALQLHNNSGGHQKTVSVSVSCLHGLGGGGAAGVGDGGAAAAGGQKRNGCCVRLRNRVHRGSSRASPYYIPGGSNGEQDWDQIRPWNKKRIGVEDDDDPHRLLQELILSGNLIKEAVRRLQFSGADCGDNVPC, from the coding sequence ATGCCCTGTCGGAAGGAGAACTACATCCTGCTGGAGCAGTCCGTCACCGTGGACTCCAAAGAAGTGGACGCGCTGGTGACGAAAATCGGCGAGGCGCTGCAGCTCCACAACAATAGCGGCGGGCACCAGAAGACGGTGTCCGTATCCGTGTCCTGCCTGCATGGCCTCGGCGGAGGCGGAGCAGCCGGCGTCGGAGACGGAGGAGCGGCGGCGGCGGGGGGCCAAAAACGTAACGGCTGCTGTGTGCGACTCCGGAACCGGGTTCACCGAGGAAGTAGCAGGGCGAGCCCGTATTACATCCCCGGCGGGTCGAACGGGGAGCAGGACTGGGACCAGATCAGACCGTGGAACAAAAAGCGGATCGGCGTGGAGGACGACGACGACCCGCACCGGCTGCTGCAGGAACTAATTCTGTCCGGGAACCTGATTAAAGAGGCCGTCAGGCGGCTGCAGTTCTCGGGTGCGGACTGTGGGGACAACGTTCCGTGCTGA
- the dek gene encoding protein DEK isoform X2, which produces MSAIADEAMDSSAVSEEEVEEQCQEEQSSPSQSYNKVSAVGEIIEGKRAKKAVERLDIQVKQKEKFKVEDGGGDKLGDIPRTNYLLTKIKPADLKPLHTILFDRPGKVSMIKKNVRLFNGFPFDMDSEQYNRKREKLLKNSHFTNTKLKVICGVLDLEKKGTHSDLIDRILTFLISPKNSGKRLPTKKKRRSKKKLSGDDAVSKTKRKGRPKPRNTSSPKKSKAGSKSKAIVMDSSSDEDEEDDKAGASAGAEGSDNEEKLSEKDEMSEQSEDEQSEEEEEEEGDEDEGPKTKMGRVKPATSKSAPAKRQRTPAKKNGPPKKRAKKEPSGQSEADSGADEKPKTKKSAAKAKRADSSSNRKNNTNTADDSSDDEPLIKMIKKAPSEEELKETVQGLLKEANLEEMTMKQICRKVFDTYPDYDLTSKKDFIKNTVKSLIT; this is translated from the exons ATGAGTGCCATTGCTGATGAAGCAAtggacagctctgcggtgtcggaggaggaggtggaggagcagTGCCAGGAGGAGCAGTCGAGTCCGAGTCAAAGTTACAACAAAGTCTCTG CTGTAGGTGAAATAATTGAAGGAAAACGAGCGAAAAAGGCAGTGGAGAGGCTCGATATCCAAGTGAAACAGAAGGAGAAGTTCAAGGTGGAAGATG GTGGAGGAGATAAACTGGGAGATATTCCACGAACCAACTACCTGCtcacaaaaataaagccagctGACCTGAAGCCGCTTCACACCATCTTGTTTGACAGACCAGGAAAG gtaTCCATGATAAAGAAGAACGTGCGTCTGTTTAACGGCTTTCCTTTTGACATGGACAGTGAACAATACAACAGAAAACGAGAAAAACTTCTCAA GAATTCACATTTCACCAACACCAAACTCAAAGTGATCTGTGGGGTTCTGGACCTTGAGAAGAAAGGAACTCATTCAGATCTGATTGACAGAATCCTGACGTTCCTCATCTCTCCCAAAAACAGCGGGAAG CGTTTGCCCacaaagaaaaagagaagatcTAAAAAGAAGCTGTCTGGTGATGATGCTGTGTCGAAGACTAAGAGGAAGGGCAGACCCAAACCCCGAAACACATCGAGTCCAAAGAAATCCAAAGCAGGAAGCAAGTCCaaggccatcgtcatggattccagcAGCGACGAGGATGAGGAAGACGATAAGGCGGGGGCTTCAGCTGGGGCAGAGGGATCGGATAACGAGGAGAAACTGTCAGAGAAAGACGAGATGTCTGAGCAGTCTGAGGATGAGCagtctgaggaggaggaggaggaggaaggtgaTGAAGATGAG GGTCCCAAAACAAAGATGGGCAGAGTGAAACCTGCAACCAGTAAATCAGCACCAGCCAAGAGACAGAGGACACCAGCAAAGAAGAATGGTCCTCCAAAAAAGAGAGCCAAGAAAGAACCTTCAGGCCAGTCTGAGGCAGACAGCGGCGCCGACGAGAAG cccAAAACAAAGAAATCAGCTGCAAAAGCCAAGAGAGccgacagcagcagcaacagaaaaaacaacacaaacaccg CTGACGACAGTTCGGACGACGAGCCGCTGATTAAGATGATAAAGAAGGCACCGAGCGAGGAGGAGCTGAAGGAGACTGTGCAGGGACTGCTGAAGGAGGCCAACCTGGAGGAGATGACCATGAAGCAGATCTGCCGGAAG
- the dek gene encoding protein DEK isoform X1, with protein MSAIADEAMDSSAVSEEEVEEQCQEEQSSPSQSYNKVSGKAVGEIIEGKRAKKAVERLDIQVKQKEKFKVEDGGGDKLGDIPRTNYLLTKIKPADLKPLHTILFDRPGKVSMIKKNVRLFNGFPFDMDSEQYNRKREKLLKNSHFTNTKLKVICGVLDLEKKGTHSDLIDRILTFLISPKNSGKRLPTKKKRRSKKKLSGDDAVSKTKRKGRPKPRNTSSPKKSKAGSKSKAIVMDSSSDEDEEDDKAGASAGAEGSDNEEKLSEKDEMSEQSEDEQSEEEEEEEGDEDEGPKTKMGRVKPATSKSAPAKRQRTPAKKNGPPKKRAKKEPSGQSEADSGADEKPKTKKSAAKAKRADSSSNRKNNTNTADDSSDDEPLIKMIKKAPSEEELKETVQGLLKEANLEEMTMKQICRKVFDTYPDYDLTSKKDFIKNTVKSLIT; from the exons ATGAGTGCCATTGCTGATGAAGCAAtggacagctctgcggtgtcggaggaggaggtggaggagcagTGCCAGGAGGAGCAGTCGAGTCCGAGTCAAAGTTACAACAAAGTCTCTGGTAAAG CTGTAGGTGAAATAATTGAAGGAAAACGAGCGAAAAAGGCAGTGGAGAGGCTCGATATCCAAGTGAAACAGAAGGAGAAGTTCAAGGTGGAAGATG GTGGAGGAGATAAACTGGGAGATATTCCACGAACCAACTACCTGCtcacaaaaataaagccagctGACCTGAAGCCGCTTCACACCATCTTGTTTGACAGACCAGGAAAG gtaTCCATGATAAAGAAGAACGTGCGTCTGTTTAACGGCTTTCCTTTTGACATGGACAGTGAACAATACAACAGAAAACGAGAAAAACTTCTCAA GAATTCACATTTCACCAACACCAAACTCAAAGTGATCTGTGGGGTTCTGGACCTTGAGAAGAAAGGAACTCATTCAGATCTGATTGACAGAATCCTGACGTTCCTCATCTCTCCCAAAAACAGCGGGAAG CGTTTGCCCacaaagaaaaagagaagatcTAAAAAGAAGCTGTCTGGTGATGATGCTGTGTCGAAGACTAAGAGGAAGGGCAGACCCAAACCCCGAAACACATCGAGTCCAAAGAAATCCAAAGCAGGAAGCAAGTCCaaggccatcgtcatggattccagcAGCGACGAGGATGAGGAAGACGATAAGGCGGGGGCTTCAGCTGGGGCAGAGGGATCGGATAACGAGGAGAAACTGTCAGAGAAAGACGAGATGTCTGAGCAGTCTGAGGATGAGCagtctgaggaggaggaggaggaggaaggtgaTGAAGATGAG GGTCCCAAAACAAAGATGGGCAGAGTGAAACCTGCAACCAGTAAATCAGCACCAGCCAAGAGACAGAGGACACCAGCAAAGAAGAATGGTCCTCCAAAAAAGAGAGCCAAGAAAGAACCTTCAGGCCAGTCTGAGGCAGACAGCGGCGCCGACGAGAAG cccAAAACAAAGAAATCAGCTGCAAAAGCCAAGAGAGccgacagcagcagcaacagaaaaaacaacacaaacaccg CTGACGACAGTTCGGACGACGAGCCGCTGATTAAGATGATAAAGAAGGCACCGAGCGAGGAGGAGCTGAAGGAGACTGTGCAGGGACTGCTGAAGGAGGCCAACCTGGAGGAGATGACCATGAAGCAGATCTGCCGGAAG